The Aureispira anguillae genome contains a region encoding:
- a CDS encoding transposase, producing MRKGKFNTEEKLKILAEWDSGSSVADLSRKHQVSPATLYKWRKETIEDQDEDKRRIKDLEAENSRLKKMYANLSMNHEILQEGYALIKKFQARDIKKK from the coding sequence ATGCGAAAAGGAAAATTTAACACAGAAGAAAAGTTAAAGATTCTAGCCGAATGGGACTCAGGATCTAGTGTAGCGGACTTGAGTCGAAAACATCAAGTCAGTCCAGCGACATTGTATAAATGGCGTAAAGAAACTATAGAAGACCAAGATGAGGACAAACGACGAATCAAGGATTTGGAAGCAGAAAATTCACGTTTGAAGAAGATGTACGCAAATTTAAGTATGAATCACGAGATCTTGCAAGAAGGTTATGCTCTGATAAAAAAGTTCCAAGCCCGAGACATCAAGAAGAAGTAG
- a CDS encoding IS3 family transposase encodes MDCLSERFSVRRSCDVLGFRRQTYYRRKMGHRPDVEKEQEDQLLANWLLQVTSRFVAWGFWKVFYYLRLQGCIYNNKRVYRVWRELGLHLRLPPKRKRIYRKYQKLLAPKNANEGWAMDFLSDWIIGAETEGVQKQIRIVNIMDEGSRRALWTEAHRSISAKKLVTILDQVVAYLGKPKYIRCDNGPEFISSKLQAWAVQNNIELRFIQPGKPSQNGLIERLNKTLRVECLNLCWFHSMEELNDELQTWSMAYNFERPHENLNNLSPDIFEQKRANFYSNVVAA; translated from the coding sequence GTGGATTGTTTGTCTGAACGTTTTAGTGTTCGACGTAGTTGTGATGTATTGGGCTTTCGCCGTCAAACGTATTATCGTCGCAAAATGGGGCATCGACCAGATGTAGAAAAAGAACAAGAAGATCAATTATTGGCAAATTGGCTCTTACAGGTCACGAGTCGTTTTGTAGCTTGGGGCTTTTGGAAAGTGTTTTATTATTTACGTTTACAAGGCTGTATTTATAATAACAAGAGAGTTTATCGAGTATGGCGTGAACTAGGTCTACATCTTCGTTTACCGCCCAAACGAAAACGTATTTACCGTAAATATCAAAAATTATTAGCTCCCAAGAATGCTAATGAAGGTTGGGCAATGGATTTTTTGAGCGATTGGATAATAGGGGCAGAAACGGAAGGTGTACAAAAACAGATTCGGATTGTCAATATCATGGATGAAGGCTCTCGTAGGGCTTTATGGACAGAAGCTCATCGTAGCATTTCTGCTAAGAAATTAGTCACTATTTTAGATCAAGTTGTGGCTTACCTAGGTAAACCTAAATACATTCGTTGTGATAATGGACCAGAGTTTATTAGCAGTAAATTGCAAGCTTGGGCAGTTCAAAATAATATTGAGCTCAGATTTATTCAGCCTGGTAAGCCTAGTCAAAACGGTTTGATTGAGCGATTGAATAAAACCTTACGAGTAGAATGTTTAAATCTATGTTGGTTTCATTCTATGGAAGAATTAAATGATGAACTACAAACTTGGTCAATGGCTTATAATTTTGAGCGACCACATGAAAATTTGAATAATCTAAGCCCTGATATTTTTGAACAGAAACGAGCTAATTTCTACTCTAATGTGGTTGCAGCTTAG
- a CDS encoding helix-turn-helix domain-containing protein, whose translation MSVSQRFIQILDYFDKNATNFSKELDVSKTAITRIAHGDTLPSSKVLIPLGEKFGINLNWLLLGTGEMFADEKSASEGIKKGKVIDVKALQKENEQLKEQNGQLKAHLKDKEEIISLLKERKV comes from the coding sequence ATGTCTGTTAGCCAAAGATTTATCCAGATTTTAGATTACTTTGATAAAAATGCAACTAACTTCTCAAAAGAGTTGGATGTATCAAAAACAGCTATTACTCGTATAGCTCATGGAGATACCCTGCCTAGTTCAAAAGTATTGATTCCATTAGGAGAGAAGTTTGGGATAAATCTAAACTGGCTCTTGTTGGGAACTGGAGAAATGTTTGCAGATGAGAAAAGTGCTTCTGAAGGAATTAAAAAAGGTAAGGTCATAGATGTAAAGGCTCTTCAAAAAGAGAATGAACAATTGAAGGAACAGAACGGACAACTCAAAGCTCATTTGAAGGACAAGGAAGAGATTATCTCGTTGTTGAAAGAGCGTAAGGTATAG
- a CDS encoding sensor histidine kinase yields the protein MIGILTFSCQKQEAINPIEEFEKYEKVQITAKALNKKSSKDKEGAYNYLDSIAQYSSDENLVVFANIKKVSYDAKQNVNKNRKFLSELIESEEFQTYTNYQKYFAYIILHELLRQEAPQQAMEYLMKAVPLLEDKPAIYFSQLSSIYSNIGYISSAFFDEQKKSVFAKRKGLEIALKYEDPDMATRIGYNLNVPRNMPNKGEETYKNIIEDTQPILILCQKKDFYNPFVGFLYTQLYSALGWLNQRDSANYYKEQFHTLYQEGKFNKNTYDECRHMTMKADVLQKNYSQVINDYHYLSKNLPRYGYKRYALNYNMMIYTLETAKDASQVDDMINYMFAATRYTKKKGKLLGDYNLKQFLDDLKKIEKILDPQKDLGTYLKLQNEIRHLDSITYLSLQNKTNIYKQQLDFWSNKEIEHANKQAQLEKSKARLWSTLFGVFSLFSFLLISLMIIVRKSKRTIETQKIELETITNAVPVGLAKINQKLDILWGNTFILNVYKIKEKFRGKRKYNYKDVLPKPTFDLIASFLKQRSDKNMVLEGAMTNELIPVDKFEEGLMWRKITYVPLKKSPKSIPEFIVMDEDHTDEKLVELYLEKQKKQIEESNQNLSRFAHVAAHDLKSPLGNINSIANILHEKYHSKLEEEDAELLELIIFSSNSLNKLVTNLLNFAKVSSSNDPLIPIDLNAVLTKVLKLLHQNIIDSSAQINTVGKLPTIKGRPFLLEQLFINLISNAMKYMALHTHPIITIYAENQEKDTVTICISDNGIGIDKKYHEEIFSAFKKLHSSSEFEGSGIGLATCKKIVEIHGGQIWVESVKGKGATFKFTLTKQL from the coding sequence TTGATAGGCATCCTTACATTTTCATGCCAAAAACAAGAAGCTATTAATCCCATAGAGGAGTTTGAAAAATATGAAAAAGTACAAATTACAGCCAAAGCATTAAACAAAAAATCTTCTAAGGACAAAGAAGGAGCCTATAACTATCTCGATTCTATAGCACAATATTCATCTGATGAAAACTTAGTTGTTTTTGCCAACATTAAGAAGGTGAGCTATGATGCAAAACAAAACGTTAACAAAAACAGAAAATTTTTATCAGAGCTCATTGAAAGTGAGGAGTTCCAAACCTATACTAATTATCAGAAATATTTTGCCTATATAATTCTCCATGAATTGTTAAGACAAGAGGCTCCCCAACAGGCGATGGAATATCTGATGAAAGCTGTTCCCCTTCTAGAAGATAAACCAGCTATCTATTTTTCTCAATTATCCTCGATCTATTCTAATATAGGATACATATCCAGTGCCTTTTTTGATGAACAAAAAAAGTCAGTATTTGCCAAAAGAAAAGGATTAGAAATTGCTTTAAAATATGAAGATCCAGATATGGCTACTAGGATAGGTTACAACCTTAATGTTCCTAGAAACATGCCTAATAAAGGTGAAGAAACATATAAAAATATTATAGAAGACACTCAACCAATCCTAATTCTATGCCAGAAGAAAGATTTCTACAACCCATTTGTTGGATTTCTCTATACACAACTATATAGTGCTTTGGGCTGGTTAAACCAAAGGGATTCAGCCAATTATTATAAAGAGCAATTCCATACATTATACCAAGAAGGCAAGTTTAATAAAAATACGTATGATGAATGTAGACACATGACAATGAAAGCAGATGTGTTACAAAAAAACTATAGCCAGGTTATAAATGACTATCATTATCTGTCCAAGAATTTACCACGATATGGTTATAAAAGGTATGCACTCAACTATAATATGATGATTTATACCCTAGAGACCGCCAAGGATGCTAGTCAAGTGGATGACATGATAAATTATATGTTTGCAGCAACTCGTTATACTAAAAAAAAGGGAAAACTTCTAGGTGACTATAACCTGAAACAATTCCTAGACGATTTAAAAAAAATAGAAAAAATCCTAGACCCTCAAAAAGATTTAGGCACCTATTTAAAACTTCAAAATGAAATCAGACATTTAGATTCTATCACATATTTATCCCTTCAAAATAAAACCAATATTTACAAACAACAACTTGACTTTTGGTCTAATAAGGAAATAGAACACGCCAATAAACAAGCCCAACTCGAAAAATCTAAGGCAAGACTGTGGAGCACCCTTTTTGGCGTTTTTTCATTGTTCTCCTTTCTATTAATCTCCCTTATGATTATAGTGAGAAAATCCAAGAGAACGATAGAAACACAAAAAATAGAATTGGAGACTATTACCAATGCTGTTCCTGTAGGGTTGGCAAAAATTAATCAAAAACTTGATATCCTTTGGGGGAATACATTTATTTTGAATGTTTATAAAATAAAAGAAAAGTTTAGAGGAAAACGCAAGTATAACTATAAAGATGTACTTCCTAAACCTACATTTGATTTGATTGCCTCCTTTCTCAAACAAAGAAGTGATAAGAATATGGTTTTGGAAGGAGCCATGACAAATGAATTAATACCTGTAGATAAATTTGAGGAAGGACTGATGTGGAGGAAGATTACTTATGTCCCTTTAAAAAAGAGCCCTAAAAGTATTCCTGAATTTATTGTCATGGATGAAGACCACACCGATGAAAAGTTAGTAGAACTCTATTTAGAGAAGCAAAAAAAGCAAATTGAAGAAAGCAATCAAAACCTCTCTAGGTTTGCTCATGTAGCTGCTCATGATTTAAAATCTCCCCTAGGCAATATAAATAGCATTGCCAATATTTTACATGAAAAATATCATTCAAAACTTGAAGAAGAAGATGCTGAGTTGCTTGAATTAATTATTTTTTCAAGTAACAGCCTCAACAAACTAGTTACTAATTTATTAAATTTTGCAAAAGTTTCTAGCAGCAATGATCCCCTCATTCCAATAGATTTGAATGCTGTTTTAACAAAGGTGCTCAAATTATTGCATCAAAATATCATTGATTCTTCTGCTCAAATAAACACAGTCGGAAAGTTGCCCACCATCAAAGGGCGCCCTTTTTTATTGGAACAACTTTTTATCAACTTAATCAGCAATGCTATGAAATACATGGCACTACACACCCATCCTATTATTACTATATATGCTGAAAATCAAGAAAAAGATACTGTAACCATTTGTATCTCTGATAATGGCATTGGAATTGACAAAAAATACCATGAAGAAATTTTTAGTGCCTTTAAAAAACTCCATTCTTCTTCTGAGTTTGAAGGCTCTGGCATTGGCTTAGCTACCTGTAAAAAGATTGTTGAAATTCATGGTGGTCAAATTTGGGTAGAATCCGTAAAAGGAAAGGGAGCAACTTTTAAGTTTACATTAACTAAACAATTGTAG
- a CDS encoding LytR/AlgR family response regulator transcription factor yields the protein MMKKIRAVIIEDEPEAKFMLQVLIEKYCPEVQVIGDASNVKEGVALIQKLLPDLVFLDIEMPGEKGLYLFKYFEEINFEVIFTTAYDQYAINALRLSALDYLLKPIDLEELRASIVQFKKKQNTQQLYESLHQQLSSPSSAAPKRLALPSKNSFVFLEVNNIMYCLADGSYTTFVCNKHKKYLVAKSMKEYASLLEDLGFVRVHRSAIVNLNYVERLIRTRPQSIVMEDGTSIAIARSRSQYLIDRLTQF from the coding sequence ATGATGAAAAAAATTAGAGCAGTTATAATCGAAGACGAGCCAGAAGCAAAATTTATGTTACAGGTTCTAATAGAAAAATATTGCCCAGAAGTGCAAGTAATTGGAGATGCTTCTAATGTAAAAGAAGGCGTTGCCCTTATTCAAAAATTATTGCCTGACTTAGTTTTCTTAGACATTGAAATGCCTGGAGAAAAAGGCTTGTATTTATTTAAATATTTTGAGGAGATCAACTTTGAGGTCATTTTCACAACTGCTTATGACCAATATGCCATCAATGCACTTAGACTTTCTGCCCTTGATTATTTATTAAAACCCATTGACTTAGAAGAACTAAGGGCTTCCATTGTGCAGTTCAAGAAAAAACAAAACACTCAACAATTATACGAGTCTCTCCACCAACAACTGTCTAGCCCTTCTTCGGCCGCTCCCAAGCGACTTGCCTTGCCCTCTAAAAATAGCTTTGTTTTCTTAGAGGTTAATAATATCATGTATTGTTTAGCCGATGGGAGCTACACCACCTTTGTCTGCAATAAACACAAAAAGTATTTGGTCGCAAAATCCATGAAGGAATACGCCAGTCTATTGGAAGATCTAGGCTTTGTTCGAGTGCATCGCTCTGCAATCGTAAATTTGAACTATGTAGAACGACTCATTCGTACCCGTCCTCAAAGTATTGTGATGGAGGATGGCACTTCAATTGCAATCGCTCGAAGCCGAAGCCAATACCTGATTGATAGATTGACCCAGTTTTAA
- a CDS encoding sensor histidine kinase: MRIIPYHYNLFFYYSILIVMIICDSQSGQAQQLSKTNYGVNSPLKTNTIYDIHFSSNNLLYIATDNGLWSYDGISFEEYKLSIEFSSELHNIQENSDGDIFVMDFNGNVFELEEDSLVLFPTGIDKKIDYLLILENYTYYAGKSFIFSQHQQTGKLHKITLPKNSDYIYGLSDNGFFYASDAPNKLYLGQVRDTMLVIAKDKPQKSSASKVFKNDYKGSWCDFDDAEQNIISSQNDTILKLKEVPKELSIYKTRIIHNQLVILCKEGLYLPVKKQFFMDRNFVNEVLTDHEGNIWIATLTSGLYKTSNFKNYHYPLNNPSTEVDFIFADNNKIIYSDKVGKLYQWDDDQQSFALFYENKYKGQLKNISYDRQNQQYITSGNQVVFFDNNLKIKAEHTGYGKFTRAGSDDFYTKKSNNQLIYGLFSDYLRYKQNGAKKTLTHQKPLFSISQWIPLQMFDIRLPPNKSTKDITAWGNYILTTLNDSLLFIRKTTDSVQRAVPFSNIQKLSLNNNRLFVITEKNIIEVDTNGHSIGIIKRTGGLERRIRNISVDHQHISITTKQIIYLLDANNYKHLHQFTTQNGITSPDFNRAWLYRKKLYVNGNRGIDEIILEEPYNKGKADLKIAKVLVNNKEKRGTVFSYQENNIELVFEVRSYTTSGHLKWRLNNKKWKINKAKNKSVQLDELQAGSYTIEVCFENKLGVTSNLVKYVFVIQKPYWQTWWFYALFFLGGMAGVSIIIWGFIRNKRKEERLQNQNNLLRMQALQTQMNPHFIFNVQAAIQGLWLRGSEEAALSLQNKFSKLLRKIFQYSGHLTISIEQLVEFLENYIALEKIRFKNEVQVEFEIDPSLLDGDYFVPPLLVQPIVENSFKHGLLHRENNRKLLIELKNHSPYLYCIIQDNGVGRKSDPKLNLKNPRKSSGLKTTQSRLILLQESMLKMAHPQNNLKITDLKNDNNQPIGTKVELWIPFTDFQEVS, from the coding sequence ATGAGAATCATACCCTATCATTATAATTTATTTTTTTATTACAGTATATTAATTGTAATGATCATTTGCGATAGCCAAAGTGGTCAAGCTCAACAATTGTCTAAAACAAATTATGGTGTAAATTCTCCCCTCAAAACAAATACGATTTATGACATCCATTTTTCTTCCAATAATTTACTTTATATCGCTACTGATAACGGGCTTTGGTCTTATGATGGAATCAGCTTTGAAGAATATAAGCTTTCAATAGAATTTAGTAGTGAACTGCACAATATTCAGGAAAATTCGGATGGAGACATTTTTGTGATGGACTTTAATGGAAATGTTTTTGAGTTAGAAGAAGATAGTTTAGTCCTCTTTCCTACTGGAATAGATAAGAAAATAGATTATTTGCTTATACTAGAAAACTATACTTACTATGCAGGAAAATCATTTATCTTCAGTCAACATCAACAAACTGGTAAACTACACAAAATAACGTTACCTAAAAACTCAGATTACATCTATGGCTTATCAGACAATGGTTTTTTTTATGCGAGTGACGCCCCCAATAAACTATACCTAGGACAGGTTCGAGACACCATGCTAGTAATTGCCAAAGATAAACCCCAAAAATCATCGGCTTCTAAAGTCTTCAAAAATGATTACAAAGGTTCTTGGTGTGATTTTGATGATGCAGAACAAAATATTATCAGTTCCCAAAACGACACCATTCTAAAACTAAAAGAAGTTCCTAAAGAATTAAGCATTTATAAAACAAGAATCATACATAATCAGCTGGTTATTCTATGCAAAGAAGGTCTATATCTACCTGTAAAAAAGCAGTTTTTTATGGATAGGAATTTTGTCAATGAAGTGCTAACCGACCACGAAGGAAATATCTGGATTGCTACCTTAACCTCAGGGCTCTATAAAACTTCCAACTTCAAAAACTACCATTACCCTCTAAATAATCCCTCTACCGAAGTTGATTTTATATTTGCCGATAACAATAAAATTATCTATTCTGATAAAGTTGGTAAACTATACCAATGGGACGATGATCAACAATCCTTTGCGTTGTTTTATGAGAACAAATACAAAGGACAGTTAAAAAACATTTCATACGATCGCCAAAATCAACAGTACATCACCTCTGGAAATCAAGTTGTTTTTTTTGACAACAACCTTAAAATTAAGGCTGAACACACTGGCTATGGAAAATTTACTAGAGCAGGAAGTGACGATTTTTATACCAAAAAGAGCAATAATCAACTAATTTATGGTTTATTCAGTGATTATCTAAGATACAAGCAAAATGGTGCAAAGAAAACACTTACCCACCAAAAACCGCTCTTCTCCATTTCTCAATGGATTCCTTTACAGATGTTTGATATAAGACTTCCCCCTAATAAATCGACAAAGGATATAACAGCTTGGGGTAATTATATACTTACAACCCTCAACGATTCTTTACTTTTTATTCGTAAAACCACCGATTCTGTTCAGAGAGCTGTTCCCTTTTCTAATATTCAAAAGCTATCCCTCAATAATAATCGGCTGTTTGTTATTACAGAAAAAAATATCATCGAAGTTGATACCAATGGTCATTCTATTGGAATCATCAAACGAACGGGAGGTCTTGAGCGTAGAATTCGCAATATTTCGGTTGACCATCAACACATTTCTATTACCACCAAGCAGATCATTTATTTATTGGATGCCAATAATTATAAACACCTGCACCAATTTACTACACAAAACGGCATTACTTCTCCCGATTTTAATAGAGCTTGGTTGTATCGCAAAAAATTGTACGTCAATGGCAATCGAGGTATTGATGAAATTATCTTAGAGGAGCCTTATAATAAAGGGAAAGCCGATTTGAAGATTGCTAAGGTTCTTGTTAATAATAAAGAAAAAAGAGGAACTGTTTTTAGTTACCAAGAAAATAATATAGAGCTTGTTTTTGAGGTGCGATCTTATACGACTTCTGGTCATTTAAAATGGAGATTGAACAACAAAAAATGGAAAATTAATAAAGCTAAAAATAAAAGTGTCCAGTTGGATGAATTGCAGGCAGGTTCTTATACCATAGAGGTTTGCTTTGAAAATAAACTCGGCGTTACCTCTAACCTTGTTAAATATGTTTTTGTCATACAAAAACCCTATTGGCAAACTTGGTGGTTTTATGCTTTGTTCTTTTTGGGAGGAATGGCTGGAGTAAGTATTATCATTTGGGGATTTATTCGCAACAAAAGAAAAGAAGAACGGCTACAAAATCAAAATAATTTATTGCGAATGCAAGCTCTACAAACACAAATGAACCCTCATTTTATTTTTAATGTTCAAGCTGCTATCCAAGGACTATGGCTGAGAGGAAGTGAAGAGGCTGCTTTGTCGCTTCAAAATAAATTTTCTAAATTGTTGCGCAAAATTTTTCAGTACTCAGGGCATCTAACCATTTCTATTGAGCAACTGGTAGAATTTTTAGAGAACTATATTGCACTGGAGAAAATTCGCTTCAAAAATGAGGTACAAGTTGAGTTTGAAATCGATCCTAGTTTATTAGATGGGGATTATTTTGTCCCTCCCCTTTTGGTGCAACCCATTGTTGAAAATAGCTTTAAACATGGCTTATTGCATCGAGAAAACAACAGAAAGTTGCTCATTGAACTAAAAAATCATTCTCCTTACCTATATTGTATTATTCAAGATAATGGCGTGGGTAGGAAAAGTGATCCTAAACTCAATCTAAAAAACCCTAGAAAGTCCTCAGGACTAAAAACCACACAGAGTCGTTTGATTTTATTGCAAGAGAGTATGTTAAAAATGGCACACCCTCAAAATAATCTCAAAATTACCGACCTAAAAAACGACAACAATCAACCCATCGGAACCAAAGTAGAACTCTGGATTCCTTTTACTGATTTTCAAGAAGTATCATGA
- a CDS encoding LamG-like jellyroll fold domain-containing protein, translating to MNKTIPFFIALLMLTGQVQAQISNGLVAYYPFSGNANDAVGTIHGTTNHVTLTTDRLGNSNAAYAFTTSGNPSFIDLGNSFNTTTSGNAATFSFSIWFKRSDLSKGMQLLHKHGNNWCGELTAQFAIGVESNGKIYSNYYNASTGTVAGLKANYEKSIALVTDTAWHHLVVTYDGTQAAGQKRATLYLDNAPLASTLTNNGTDVDSIPALGSHLGIGYSLSSTGALCGSNSYGTNGSIDDIRLYNRLLTNCDIKDLYVEGDSLEGVVAHYPFSGNANDAVGTIHGNSSNVTLVADRFNTPNSAYEFTTNGSPSFIDLGNNFNDITSHLGATFSVSIWFKRSNLSRGIQLFHKHGNAWCGEVSHQFAIGVKSNGQIYGNYYDASAGTAAALNANYENSDTTILDTAWHHLVVTYNGVVPVGQKRMHLYLDNLLLASTTTNNGSDAFAIAPLTSHLGIGASLNSNGSFCGNSNYGSDGLIDDIHIYNRLLSDCDVNDLYTPNTTTSTTSITRPIEELVLYPNPAQDWLTVTLTTKDYQNTQLQIINTTGQILQHQTVSAPKVSIPTKQLAKGVYFVRLLNDTKVVGIQKFIKN from the coding sequence ATGAACAAAACAATCCCCTTCTTTATCGCATTATTAATGCTTACTGGTCAAGTTCAAGCACAAATCTCAAATGGTCTAGTTGCTTACTATCCATTTTCGGGCAATGCCAATGATGCCGTAGGAACCATCCATGGAACAACAAATCACGTGACCTTAACAACAGATCGATTAGGCAACAGTAATGCAGCCTACGCCTTTACCACGAGTGGCAATCCATCTTTTATAGATTTAGGCAATAGTTTTAATACAACGACCTCAGGCAATGCTGCCACCTTTAGTTTCTCTATCTGGTTTAAACGATCTGATCTTTCTAAAGGAATGCAACTTTTGCACAAACATGGCAACAATTGGTGTGGAGAACTAACGGCTCAATTTGCCATTGGAGTGGAATCCAACGGAAAGATATACAGCAACTATTACAATGCCTCAACAGGAACGGTTGCAGGACTAAAAGCGAATTACGAAAAGTCAATAGCCCTTGTTACCGATACCGCTTGGCATCATCTGGTTGTTACCTATGATGGCACACAAGCCGCAGGACAGAAACGAGCCACTTTATATCTAGATAATGCCCCATTAGCCTCAACCTTAACCAATAATGGGACAGATGTAGACTCTATCCCTGCCTTAGGTTCACATCTTGGCATTGGATATTCCCTCAGTTCTACGGGCGCACTCTGCGGTAGTAATAGCTATGGCACAAATGGAAGCATTGACGACATCCGATTGTACAATAGATTACTAACAAATTGTGACATCAAAGATCTCTATGTTGAAGGAGATAGCCTAGAAGGAGTCGTTGCCCACTATCCTTTTTCAGGTAATGCCAACGATGCAGTAGGCACTATCCACGGAAATAGTAGCAATGTTACTTTGGTAGCCGATCGATTTAACACTCCTAATTCAGCTTATGAATTTACTACCAATGGAAGCCCTTCTTTTATAGACTTAGGCAATAATTTTAATGACATCACCTCACATCTTGGAGCAACCTTTAGCGTTTCTATTTGGTTCAAACGATCTAACCTATCTAGAGGCATCCAGCTTTTTCACAAACATGGGAATGCCTGGTGTGGAGAAGTAAGCCATCAATTTGCCATTGGGGTCAAGTCTAATGGACAAATATATGGCAACTATTATGATGCCTCAGCAGGAACTGCAGCAGCACTAAATGCCAATTATGAAAATTCTGACACTACAATTCTAGATACCGCTTGGCATCATCTGGTTGTTACTTATAATGGGGTTGTTCCTGTAGGACAAAAGCGAATGCACCTATACCTAGACAACCTACTTTTAGCCTCTACCACCACCAATAACGGATCCGATGCCTTTGCAATAGCGCCCCTCACTTCACATCTTGGAATTGGAGCTTCATTAAATTCAAATGGCAGCTTCTGTGGCAACAGCAACTATGGTTCGGATGGACTTATTGATGACATTCATATTTACAATCGCCTACTTTCAGACTGTGATGTAAATGACTTGTATACTCCCAATACAACAACCTCTACAACAAGCATCACTCGACCAATAGAAGAACTGGTATTATATCCCAATCCTGCCCAAGACTGGCTTACTGTAACATTGACCACTAAAGATTATCAAAATACACAATTGCAGATTATCAATACAACAGGTCAAATTTTACAACACCAAACGGTAAGCGCCCCTAAGGTATCCATTCCGACAAAGCAACTTGCCAAAGGAGTTTACTTTGTGCGCTTATTAAATGACACAAAAGTAGTAGGCATCCAAAAATTCATCAAGAATTAA
- a CDS encoding LysR substrate-binding domain-containing protein, whose translation MNIQQIKYAIAVAEVQSFGKAAEKCFITQSTLSTMVARLEDELDIQLFDRKTKPITTTKEGEIILQQFYIITKELAVLDEVVNDLKGEISGELNIGVIPTVAPYLLPLFLNDFVKKYPKIKFTVSEITTAKIIEDLENRTLDIGILSTPLNHPTLIEIPLYKEPFLLFDSAQQSSNQSIAAHEIDCNRLWLLNEGHCLRTQAETICDLRTKRIDNWNLEYKSTTIDTLMKFVRKNNAVTLLPYLATIDLPKEDFNYLHAISPPQPTRLISLIVHPHFVKKGVLESLSTAIQDATHPFLDRKGVNEWLVSPI comes from the coding sequence ATGAATATACAACAAATCAAATATGCTATTGCTGTCGCAGAAGTTCAAAGTTTTGGTAAGGCTGCCGAAAAATGCTTTATCACACAATCGACCTTAAGTACGATGGTCGCTCGCCTAGAAGATGAACTGGATATACAGTTGTTTGATCGAAAGACCAAACCCATTACGACCACTAAAGAAGGGGAAATAATTCTTCAACAATTTTATATTATTACCAAAGAGTTAGCCGTTTTAGATGAAGTTGTGAACGATCTGAAAGGAGAAATAAGTGGAGAACTAAACATTGGAGTCATACCAACTGTTGCTCCTTATTTATTGCCTTTATTCCTCAATGACTTTGTAAAAAAATATCCCAAGATTAAATTTACTGTTAGTGAAATTACAACCGCAAAAATCATTGAAGACCTAGAGAACAGAACATTAGACATTGGTATTTTATCCACCCCTCTCAATCATCCGACCCTAATTGAGATTCCACTCTACAAGGAACCCTTTTTGCTATTTGATAGCGCCCAACAATCCTCTAATCAAAGTATTGCTGCGCACGAAATAGATTGTAATCGGCTGTGGTTACTCAACGAAGGGCATTGTCTGAGAACGCAGGCAGAAACCATTTGCGATTTGCGCACCAAGCGAATAGACAATTGGAACCTAGAATACAAATCAACGACAATTGATACTCTAATGAAATTTGTTCGAAAAAACAATGCCGTTACTTTATTGCCTTATTTAGCAACTATTGATTTACCCAAAGAAGATTTTAACTACCTTCATGCTATTAGTCCTCCACAACCTACTCGATTAATTAGTTTAATTGTTCATCCCCATTTTGTAAAAAAAGGCGTTTTAGAATCCTTAAGCACTGCTATTCAAGATGCCACGCATCCTTTTTTAGATCGAAAAGGGGTCAACGAATGGCTAGTTTCTCCCATTTAA